Part of the Virgibacillus natechei genome is shown below.
AGGTATGAACGGAATCAAGAGAGTAGGAAGTTTTATCAGAGCAGCAATTGGAAGAAGGTTAGAGATTACATAAAGGCTAGAGATGATGGATTGTGTCAGTGGTGCTTAAAGGATAAGAAGATAACTAAGGCTGATGTTGTCCATCATATTATAGAGTTGACTGAGGACATGAGTAAGGCATTAGAGCCTAGTAACTTAGAGTGTGTCTGTCATTCATGCCACAACGAACATCATAGTAGTAAAGGATAACAATAATATAATAGAAGGAGATTGATTAATAATGGAACAAAACAAAGAGAAGTTACTGGTAATAGAGTTGGATAAGGTAAAGAGTTTGCCGAGAGTATACTACAAAGGTGAAGAGATCAATATGAAACAGAAGATACAGTTTGAATGGGAAACTGGAGATGAGTCTGATGAAGGGTTTGCGGAGTTTTTAATACAAAATGTTACAGATGATCTGACTACAGAGATTGCTAAGAGTATACATAATTCTTTTCGTAGTAAGTCGAGGATCAAAGGAGAGTAAAGAATGAGCATAGAGAGATTAGAAGATAAGATGGATAGATTGATTGAGAAGCATGAAGAAACAATGAAACGATTCGATGAGGTTGTTAGTAGGACTGATAGCATATTAGAAGAAATGAAATATCAGAGTCGTTTATATAGGAAAAAAGAAGGAATCGAATATCGATAAATAGAATATCGATAAAATAAAATCATAAAAAAGTAAAAAGTTGGAAAATAAATTTGAAAAAGAGGATCGGGGCTTGGTAGAAACTTTATTTAGATTTCGCTCTA
Proteins encoded:
- a CDS encoding HNH endonuclease gives rise to the protein MISKKPLKPCNKSGCAELVRDGAYCDKHKNDRVKQYDRYERNQESRKFYQSSNWKKVRDYIKARDDGLCQWCLKDKKITKADVVHHIIELTEDMSKALEPSNLECVCHSCHNEHHSSKG